TGTATGTGTCCCGCCCGCCATACCTCCCTACCGCCGGATTCGTAGTTCGCGAAGTTAACAAATGCTCTTGCTGTAGTTTGAGATCGAGAACTACTCTGATTCCGCCTCCAAGCAACCGGTGAAGGACCTTGTTCGTTCGAAGCTTGTCCCCCAAATCAGACAAGAGCTTGGCAAGCTTGCTCCCGCCTTGATCGCCGAACACGGAAAGGACATTCAACATGCTCCTGGCGTTGACCCTTCCAGCGGTTTCGCTACACCACCCTCCTATCCTCAGACTTCCAAGGGTGCTAGCCCTGCTCCTcagacgacgacgaccaccaccaccaccaacaagGTCGCTGTCAACACCACCACAGTCACTGCCTCAGACGAGTTCCGTACCACCGCTGAGGAGATGTATACCACCTTTACTGATCCTCAACGTATCGCGGCTTTCACCCGTGGAGCACCTCGTCAATTTGACGGCGCGCAAGTTGGTGGAAAGTTCTCTATCTTCGATGGCAATGTGAACGGAGAATTTGTCAAGCTCGACAAGCCTAAGCAGATTGTCCAGAAATGGCGGCTGGCGCAGTGGCCTGAAGGCCACTTCAGCACTCTCGAGATCAACTTCGATCAAAACGACGTTGATGCCGTCACCCAGATGCGTGTCACCTGGACCGGCGTTCCTGTCGGCCAGGAAGATGTGACCAAACAGAACTGGGACGTCTACTACGTCCGCAGCATCAAGCAGACTTTCGGGTATGTCATTCTTCCCTGTTCCAGCATCCAATTGCTTCCTTACCATGTTCCTCTCAGATCTCGTCCTACGTCTTGGAGACAGCTGCTGATTGCTTTGTTTGTTCTTTTCATCGCTATAGGTTTGGCACTATTCTCTGATCGCATCCACGGAGTTCTGGAAACCACGTATTGAATAGTACTTGCCGGTTGGGGGTTGACGGCGTTGGAAGACCGTGCCTTCAGCGGCACGCCAGAGCGCGGCTCGTTCTGGGCTGGCATGGCCTTTGTATGGCAAACGATGCATCTGGAGCCTTTTGATCGCAGCCCCTTAGTAATTTGGCCCCTCACTCATTCACACCTATGAGGGTATAGCTCGATGAAGTTATGATAGAAAGTGAGACGATCACATCAATGTACAGACGAATTAGAATGAAAGTCTTGGTTTAAAAAAATGCCAACTATGCCTTGTTGATATAGTTTTATTTCCCTTCTAATTCCCTACAATATTCAAATGATTTCCAAACTGGTTGACTAACTGTCAAACTTTTTGATCGTGAGAATTAGTTTTCATATCCGTAGAAGTCTAATGATCTCATACAAAGAGGAAGCTTAGACGGTCTTCTCAATCATCTCGATGCCGTATTCCTCCTTGAGGGTCTTGAGGAGAGGCTCGCAGATATCCCAGGTCATAGGGGCAAGGACACCCTGGATTGAAGCACATATTCAGTCAGTCTCTTGCTGGCCAATTTAACACGGGAAAGAATGTAGATGACTCACCTTCTGGCTGATGGTGCCATCGAGGACCAGCTTGACCGCAACTCCGCAGGGGACACCGACGGTCTTGGCCATGGCGGAGTAACCGTTGGGATCACCGTACTCAACAAGGGTGCTGGTTCTAGTCTCCTTGGAGCCGTCCTTGTGCTCGATACCGAACTTGTGCTGCAGCATGACCATGTCCCGCTCGCCGGGGCCGTACTGCATCTTGCGCTCGAGAGTGGCGCAGAGAGTGTCGAGGGGGTTACCGCGGGGGGTGATCTGCTCGTCGGAGAAGAGGCCGATCCAGCGAAGGCCGGAGATGAGGCGGTTGCGCGAATCGTTGTCGGTGAAGGTGGTCTTGGAGGCAATGGCCCACTCCAGGTCCTTCTCGTCCGATGAGGTGGCTCCGAGAATCTTCTGCGTGGCCTCTTTCCAGGGGATGGGGGAGTTGAGGAAGTCCTTGGCCTCGTCGCTGAGGAAACCAATGTCCACCAGCACCTTGATCATCTCGGGGAAGCCCTGGTAGCGCAGAGTACCACGGATGACGGTCTGGGCCTCGGGGATCTGGTACCGCTCGCGGTAGGGGCAGGAGTCACGGTTGGGGTAGGCGACGAAGGCGTAGCCGGGGTAGATGTAATAGGGCTTGGCGGTAGCCATGAGGTCGGGCCCAGCCACGCTGAACTCCTTGCCGTCCTGGTAAAATTTGGCGGCGTTgcgaagggcaagaagaacacCGCGGCTGGACCACGAAAACTTGTAACCCAACGGGTTGTCGGAGCACTCGGGGGCAGGGAGACCACCACAGtaggagaggaaagaagtgATCTTACCACCCTCGGCGTGTACCTCGGAGATGGTCTTGACAGCGTACAAGTGGTCGATGCCCTAAAAGCAGAGTCAGAAGAACGAACTCAGCTCCTCAGATCCCGACATTTATACGCAATGTGGATGCTGAACATACCGGGTCCAGACCAATCTCGTTCATGACTGTGATGCCGGCCTTCTTGCATTCCTCGTCCAACTCCATCATGGCAGGGGAGACATATGAGGTGGTGACGACATGCTTCTTTGTGCGGATGGCAGACTTGATAACAAGGGCGTGGAAGGTGTAAGGAATCAGGGAAATAGCAAGGTCGGCCTGCTCGAGAGCCTTGTCCAGAGCAGCGGCATCGTTCACATCGAGGGCAATAGCCTTGGTGTTGGGGAAACCTTGGCAGAGCTTCTGGGCACTCTCAAGGGTTCGGCAGGCTACAAATCACATCAACATCGTGCCGGTCTATGCAGATCAATTACCGTGAAGCAAATGAGATGTCCGGGATACATCCATCCAGCTTCATCTGTTCAAGCCAGCTGCCACTGGTCCGGTAGGGATCATGAAAGGTATATAGGCAACCCCCAAGTAAGAAAGGATGTATATCAACAGAATTTATACGTACCAACAGTGACATGCACATCAGCCTTGGTGAGAACCTCAACAGTGGGCTTGGTGACTACCAGTCCATCAGCCAAAGAAGTCCAAGTGAATGCGGGGTTCCATGTCTCCGGAGCACGATCAGGAGTAAAAGAGCCATACCGAAGCCAGAGCCCAGAAGAAGGACCTTGGAACCAGCAATTTGCTTGACCATTTTGGTGATTGATAACAATTGAATGCCAGGTAGGTGAATTGACTCCAAGACAAGGAAATCACTTGTGCTTCAACCGTTCCTTTCCCACCACTTCCCCGCTGTCGCTCTGTGGAGTGAGTCATGTGAAGTCACGTGTGATCCATATGGTGCAGTAAGAGCTGCGGTATCGGAGACTTCAAGTCCCCAGTTGTTAAGTCCTGCTCTTGTGCTGAAGCTCACTTTGTATGGGAGATGTATTTATACGGGTGATTGTTTCAGGATCCGGTTTTGTGTCTTTGTCAATATATACATATCGTTTGTACTGTGGTATAATGTTTACTCCCTAGGAAAAACTCCAAACTCCCAGCTGCCCCATGCAATGGCTTCATCGTTTACAAGCCTTTGACCTTTCCACCGGAATGGAGTTCGGCATCAGAATTTTCACTGATGTCACCATCAAAGTTTCCTTCAGCGTCGGGGTTCTTTTTCGACTTAGAGATCCTCCTCTGCCAGCTGAGAAGGACAGGCAGGAAATGCCACAAATCAAACTCGGGCCACAGAACATCCAGGAAGACAATTTCGGTGTCCTCATCGCACTGCCAGAGCATGAAGTCACTAAGACGTTCCACTCCAGATGTTCGGACCAGCAGATCAAGTGGGGGGTTGCCCTTGGTCAACATATGATCTGTTAGTGTCTGACGGGTGATGGTGTCTGGTGATGGAAAGACAATCTTTCCCGATTCCGATGCGTTCCCTAGCTCTGGAGCCTTCCCATTCGCCGCGTCTTGATGCCCACCGAGATGTAGTGTTGTAGAGGAGGAGAACCCGGAACCCGCTTCGTAGACTCTGTCTGGACCTTCACTTCTGTCACTtggatcttcttctggtaTGGAGGACACGGAGGTAGATTCGTTATCACTAATTGTATCTTGTTCCACCTTCGCACTCTGTGCTTGAGCACGGATTTTGAGCGCAATTTGAGCCTCGGAGAATGGTGTTCGCGCGGAAGAGTTTGAGCGGATGGATTGCAGGGGCTTTGAGTAATCGGCGACAGTATCGCGAATAGCACCGGTGATTTCATCTCGTGATGTATATGGAAAACAGATGTTAAGGACACGTTCACCATTGCGGCTGGTCATTTCCACAGCTCGATTCACCGCGTCAAGGACGTCGGGCTTCAACAAGTCCAGCCGACCCAGCACTCGAACCTTTGCTCCGTAGCGATCCAAAAGATCTCCGTGCTGTGCCATCTGTTGCAATTTCACTTTGGCCATATCCATCAATGCATCCACCTCGAACTTGGAGCGTTTGAAATTCTCGATGCTAAACGCATATATGGTCACAACTTTCACACCACATTTGTAGCAGACTTCAAGGATCTAGAGACCATCACGAACAGTCAGTACCAGACGAACAGCCAAGAACCGGGTGGGTGCTTTTGCAACAACAGGCAGATCTTCGAAAAGGGGCGGCTTACCCTTGCCAGAGCCTCGAATCCCAGATTATGCCCCTCCACGGTCTCAATGCCATGCGATCTTGCAAATCTCCGATTCCCGTCCATAACAAATGCAATGTGCTGTGGGACCGGCCCTTGCTTGAGCGCTCCGATCAATAGCTCGCGCAGCTTGGCTATGATGAACTCGGCCGGCGGAGACGCGAGGAACCAATTTCGGAGCTTCGATAGGTGCATTGATGTAGCCATTGTGGATCATGTAATTAATTATTCTGGTCGAAACGTTGAAGGATTTATTTAAATAAGGAAAGATGACCGTGGCTTCAGAGCACTGGCAACGCTGGTGGAATTTTTGACTTGCAGAGCGAACGGACGTCGTCAGGAGGATGGAACACTGTCCCAAATCTCTCACCAAGAGGAGAACTGGAGTTTTGACGCTGGGCTCTCGCACGAAAACTCCACCGACTAATTATGatatgaaagaaagaaggtcTTAATTCGTAGGGCTGTGTCCATCAGGCTACACTATTTTCCTGCCGACGCGAAATCGAAAGTACTAAAATTGGACGCAAGCCGGCGGTGATTGATGTCGTAGGAGGCAAAACCGCCAAGCAAATCAGCAGACAGAGAGCTGATCCACGGCTGTGAGCTGGCAAGAACAGGAATAGAATGTACctgtgtatggagtagatgaATAATTAAATGAGAAGGCCAGATCGTCCAGTCCGCCAAAAATGGTGGGTCAAGGGCAATGTTATGTATCTAGGATATTCTACCGAACATTCCTGGCCCACGTGTAAACTGTGGCTCAAACGTCCAAAAACGTCCGAGGAGGTCTTGGCCGGCCTATTCGTTTCATCATATGAGCGGCAACGGCAAAGTTATCCGCAATAGCAATAGATCAACTTCATATGCTCGTGATCTCCACGCCCCTGCAAAACATCATACATTCATGAGCTCTTATTGTTCGCCTGGAAGTGACCACCTGATTATGTCAATGTGTCCAATTCTGGCTGAGGGTTGATGCCATTGATATACCACCTAAAAGAAGAGGCAGGACAATTATACTGGCAGTTGCTGTTTAAGAGAAGGAGGGTTTACAGGCATCAGATCACTGTCTCAttacatatatatatattctagCAGGTATCAGAACCTAAGCTAGCCAATACACAAGGTGTTCATTCCGCGATTCATTGACATTAGTGAAAGGAAGTAAGCACATGCACCAACATAGCGCTCATGTGCGAAATACATGCGTACTGCGATGCTCCCACTTTCCCAACTTTATAAATCTTTTCGGCTTCCTTCACTCGAAGGCGTGCCTGGACCAGAGTTGGCCATGTCCCAGCTTCCATCCTCGCTTCTCCGGCGCCTGCGTTCGCCTCGTTCGCGCATAGCGTCGCGAATCTTCGAGCTGACTTCTTCAAACCCGTCTTTCGTTGTCACCTGGCTCAGTGGCTTCAACTGTTGCCCTGAGGAGCCAGGTCGACCTCCAAACGAACCACTACGGCTTCGAGAACGGCTCGAAGGTCTCGTAGAGAAAAAGCCAATGTTGGCAAGGTTGTGGAACGACTCATTGCGAGGAAGAGGTTCCCGTGTTGGAGATTCCACTTCCGTATCTGTTGCGCTAGTTCTTCTGATTTCAGGCACAGCTGAATGATCAACTCCTGTCTTTCCGGCTGGTCGGTGGTCTTCACGGAAGGGATCCGTGACGATCCTTGCAGCATCAAAGTCTGGGAATAACTCTGGGCCCAAGGTATTTATGACTTCAGTGACTTGCTGAGCAAGTGCAGCGCGTCTTTCGCGCAGCTTCACAAGAGTATTGGCTGAGGAAGGATTCAAAGAGAGCACCAATGGTCTCAGAGATTTCACGATATCCATGCCCACCTCGCCGATGCGAAGCGCTGCGAAAGTAATGGTTGGGAATAAGATCATCCCGATAGGCACAATCAACCACAAAGGCATCCACACAGGAACAAGCCCCTGGATACGGTTGTAATACGCCCACCAGGTGAAGGTTGCAGTGTAGAATGCATACACTGCGGGGGCGAAAGCAAGGGCGACGAGTAGCTTCCAGGTTGCCATGACATCACGTCCTTGAAGTTTCACGGTAGATGCGGCCAGTGCTTCTTGcgacttcttcttggagatgtATTTCGTTGCAATGAAAACAGGTGCGAAAAGAATCAAGCCAGGCAGTGTCCCGATGGTCAGGAGAGCTAATTTGCCCAGACGATAGATCAGGGTAGCAATGACCTGAATCCACGAGAATTTCGCATACTCTACCTGATGATCACGGATGCCTAGAAGACGGAGTTGCTTGTTGTAGTCGGCAACGGCCTTTCTGAGATGTATAACACGAGGGTCATCCTTATAGTGGGTATAACCTTTGACAAGGCGGCGGTTGAGCTCGACCACCATAGGAAGCGGGAGGTTCTTTCCCTTGGTGTTATATAGGCGACGAGCGGCTTGAATCACCTAGAAACACGTCAGTCCACAGATACCATGGTCCGAAAAAGGCGGGTTCACCGACCATCAAAGTCTCATAATCAGGACTAGTTACAGTTACAGATACAAGACCCTGATAAATGGTGTCGAGCAGTGCGCCGACAGCTTCTCTTTTTTCACCTCGTTTGAACTGATCAACCACCTCCCGTGGTACCTCTATAGGGTTACCAAACTCAATCACGGCCCTTGAACGGAATTTATGAGCGTGGAAATAGTTCATTCCGCATGGAACGATTTTCAAGCCACAGTCCGGATTGTCCGCCAGAGTACCCAGCGCCATCAATGCCACACCAGCTAGAGTTCAATCAGCCGAGGTTTCCGCAAGTAATGAGGCAAATCGAAGGAAAGAACTATACCTTTCAAGGGAAGTAGATTCGGCCTGTCATGGCTGCCACCTTCTGGAAAGATACCCACACAGCCACCTGCGTTGAGTCTGCCGAATACTGCTTGGTAGACCGCCGTCTGATCGACGTGAGGTGATACTTTGAACTTGGATCCTTGAAAGTCGGGGTCTTTGGCGGAGCCATCCCCGGTGAATGTTCCATCATCAGTGATATCATGACGCCCTGTGAGCTGGAAAAGTGCGTCCTTGGCTTTGAACGGTTTCTTGAGTACCAATTCTTCTGGACCGCGGATTTCAGCAATGGCAGCACTGTGCGAAGTACCATTGATGGTAGGGAGAGAGATTGTGCCTTCCTTTTCAAACTCAGGCCCTTCAAAGTTGGTCCCCACCCCTCGCAAAAGAGTCGGCTGGTTAACAGGATCAGGCAGGTATATAGTTCCAACACCAGGTTTCACATTATCCATCGCTCGAGCCACCGGGACAGTTCCTATTCCCCTAGCTAACAATCCGATAAATTTGCGCTTGAAGGATTTCTCTGCAATGAGCCATGAAATGCGACGGTGGGCTTCGTTACGCAACACTCGCATCAGAATCAACGAATCGACAAACTATCAGAGAGTTGCAGAAGTCAGCGACCGGAAGATATAACAAGTAGGAGCATAAAGCAAGCACTACAACCGAAGTCAAATATATATGTATGGAAAGATGAACAGAAACCAACCTGATTCGCATGAGGTGCTGCAACGAGGATCAACGGACCCCTCCGGGGGATCTTCCAAGAACCGCGAGGATGAACTTCCCGGAAGAACAGGTCAATTAGCACCGAGAATGACCATAAGACCAAATCATATAGCCACCCAATTAGAGGGGGGATATATGGTTGTTTCTTCCCCATGATGTCGTAGAGTAGTTCGAAATGCCCTTGAGCCAATCGTCCCTCTTTGCGCCTAGCTGCGGCGATGGCTCAAGGCCGAGGAAACAATGGGAATCTTTGGTGGACCAGTCTCTCGAAATTGTGAGTCCTTTCCCAGTCGCTGTCTTATCTCGAAATAATGGAGCCGGAAGCACGCGTCAATGCGACCGAACCAGGCATGCGCCTTCAAGATCGAACCACCTTGATCAAACTTATCTTAGTCAATCCCTGTGATTTTCAGTATAAGAGCTGTGAAGTCTTACTCTTTTTAGTTATGGTCTTGAAATCGGAAGCCTGGGGGCAAAAGGTTGAAAAGTAGCTATGTAGAGAGCAAAGAACTACCCATGTGACTCTGCT
The Aspergillus fumigatus Af293 chromosome 4, whole genome shotgun sequence DNA segment above includes these coding regions:
- a CDS encoding AHA1 family protein — translated: MVLHNPNNWHWVNKDASAWAKTYLKEKLRTLSAEEDGVSVKISDLLTMDGDVDVSQRKGKVITLFDVKLQLEYEGKTKDQVSVSGTITIPEVAHDTEEDEYVFEIENYSDSASKQPVKDLVRSKLVPQIRQELGKLAPALIAEHGKDIQHAPGVDPSSGFATPPSYPQTSKGASPAPQTTTTTTTTNKVAVNTTTVTASDEFRTTAEEMYTTFTDPQRIAAFTRGAPRQFDGAQVGGKFSIFDGNVNGEFVKLDKPKQIVQKWRLAQWPEGHFSTLEINFDQNDVDAVTQMRVTWTGVPVGQEDVTKQNWDVYYVRSIKQTFGSRPTSWRQLLIALFVLFIAIGLALFSDRIHGVLETTY
- the lys9 gene encoding saccharopine dehydrogenase (NADP+, L-glutamate-forming), with the protein product MVKQIAGSKVLLLGSGFVTKPTVEVLTKADVHVTVACRTLESAQKLCQGFPNTKAIALDVNDAAALDKALEQADLAISLIPYTFHALVIKSAIRTKKHVVTTSYVSPAMMELDEECKKAGITVMNEIGLDPGIDHLYAVKTISEVHAEGGKITSFLSYCGGLPAPECSDNPLGYKFSWSSRGVLLALRNAAKFYQDGKEFSVAGPDLMATAKPYYIYPGYAFVAYPNRDSCPYRERYQIPEAQTVIRGTLRYQGFPEMIKVLVDIGFLSDEAKDFLNSPIPWKEATQKILGATSSDEKDLEWAIASKTTFTDNDSRNRLISGLRWIGLFSDEQITPRGNPLDTLCATLERKMQYGPGERDMVMLQHKFGIEHKDGSKETRTSTLVEYGDPNGYSAMAKTVGVPCGVAVKLVLDGTISQKGVLAPMTWDICEPLLKTLKEEYGIEMIEKTV
- a CDS encoding undecaprenyl diphosphate synthase family protein, which encodes MATSMHLSKLRNWFLASPPAEFIIAKLRELLIGALKQGPVPQHIAFVMDGNRRFARSHGIETVEGHNLGFEALARILEVCYKCGVKVVTIYAFSIENFKRSKFEVDALMDMAKVKLQQMAQHGDLLDRYGAKVRVLGRLDLLKPDVLDAVNRAVEMTSRNGERVLNICFPYTSRDEITGAIRDTVADYSKPLQSIRSNSSARTPFSEAQIALKIRAQAQSAKVEQDTISDNESTSVSSIPEEDPSDRSEGPDRVYEAGSGFSSSTTLHLGGHQDAANGKAPELGNASESGKIVFPSPDTITRQTLTDHMLTKGNPPLDLLVRTSGVERLSDFMLWQCDEDTEIVFLDVLWPEFDLWHFLPVLLSWQRRISKSKKNPDAEGNFDGDISENSDAELHSGGKVKGL
- a CDS encoding putative glycerol-3-phosphate acyltransferase Sct1; this translates as MGKKQPYIPPLIGWLYDLVLWSFSVLIDLFFREVHPRGSWKIPRRGPLILVAAPHANQFVDSLILMRVLRNEAHRRISWLIAEKSFKRKFIGLLARGIGTVPVARAMDNVKPGVGTIYLPDPVNQPTLLRGVGTNFEGPEFEKEGTISLPTINGTSHSAAIAEIRGPEELVLKKPFKAKDALFQLTGRHDITDDGTFTGDGSAKDPDFQGSKFKVSPHVDQTAVYQAVFGRLNAGGCVGIFPEGGSHDRPNLLPLKAGVALMALGTLADNPDCGLKIVPCGMNYFHAHKFRSRAVIEFGNPIEVPREVVDQFKRGEKREAVGALLDTIYQGLVSVTVTSPDYETLMVIQAARRLYNTKGKNLPLPMVVELNRRLVKGYTHYKDDPRVIHLRKAVADYNKQLRLLGIRDHQVEYAKFSWIQVIATLIYRLGKLALLTIGTLPGLILFAPVFIATKYISKKKSQEALAASTVKLQGRDVMATWKLLVALAFAPAVYAFYTATFTWWAYYNRIQGLVPVWMPLWLIVPIGMILFPTITFAALRIGEVGMDIVKSLRPLVLSLNPSSANTLVKLRERRAALAQQVTEVINTLGPELFPDFDAARIVTDPFREDHRPAGKTGVDHSAVPEIRRTSATDTEVESPTREPLPRNESFHNLANIGFFSTRPSSRSRSRSGSFGGRPGSSGQQLKPLSQVTTKDGFEEVSSKIRDAMRERGERRRRRSEDGSWDMANSGPGTPSSEGSRKDL